The following are from one region of the Coriobacteriia bacterium genome:
- a CDS encoding heavy metal-binding domain-containing protein, whose protein sequence is MSVTARRRLPIYTTNDAPAGFRIERTLGLCWGITVRSRDVIGTTIAGLRTIIGGEINELSELAEHAREQALERLEANAQQMGGNCIIGMRFDSTEIMQSTNEIIAYGTAVVVVPVSE, encoded by the coding sequence ATGAGCGTCACTGCCAGGAGAAGGCTTCCGATCTACACGACCAACGATGCCCCCGCGGGCTTCCGCATCGAGCGCACGCTCGGGTTGTGCTGGGGGATCACCGTGCGCAGTCGCGACGTGATCGGGACGACGATCGCGGGCCTGCGCACCATCATCGGCGGCGAGATAAACGAGCTCTCCGAGCTGGCCGAGCACGCCCGCGAGCAGGCGCTCGAGCGGCTGGAGGCGAACGCGCAGCAGATGGGCGGCAACTGCATCATCGGCATGCGCTTCGACTCCACTGAGATCATGCAGTCCACCAACGAGATCATCGCGTACGGGACGGCCGTCGTCGTCGTGCCGGTGTCCGAGTGA
- a CDS encoding radical SAM protein — MADNVGNADARPDLDLEQTLADAEAGCGETAVAIPLGRPASPAGHPGGHPGATQRHGGARSVGFQPGGGPEAIAYQERTGVKAPRIIAWEITRSCNLSCAHCRAAAEFGHYEGELSLEKIKSVIDDIVTISNPIVILTGGEPLMRPDIWEIVDYLHEKGAMPVIGTNATLITEDIASKMAEHKIPRISVSIDFPTAEEHDAFRGQPGAFDSSIAGIKMAKAHGVGVQINMTVTTLNHTKVEAVHDLAEALGIDAFHIFMLVPTGRGSDLLDKELPPEEYEKVLTWAYHRQKTSPLHFKPTDSPHYYRIIRQLAKAEGKKVTREEYGLDAMTRGCLGGITFCFISHVGDIQPCGYFNMQLGNVKDEPFSKIWTESKVFNELRDYSLLKGKCGACEYKAVCGGCRARALEITGDYLESEPYCVYVPAGWTGDAEQS; from the coding sequence ATGGCCGACAACGTAGGAAATGCGGACGCGCGACCCGACCTCGATCTGGAGCAGACGCTCGCCGATGCGGAGGCTGGCTGCGGCGAGACCGCGGTGGCCATTCCGCTGGGAAGGCCCGCCTCACCGGCGGGCCACCCTGGTGGTCACCCGGGCGCGACTCAGCGGCATGGCGGCGCACGCAGCGTGGGCTTCCAGCCCGGCGGCGGCCCCGAAGCGATCGCCTATCAGGAGCGTACCGGCGTCAAGGCGCCGCGCATCATCGCGTGGGAGATCACGCGCTCGTGCAACCTGTCGTGCGCGCACTGCCGTGCGGCGGCCGAGTTCGGCCACTACGAAGGCGAGCTGTCGCTCGAGAAGATCAAGAGCGTCATCGACGACATCGTCACCATCTCCAACCCGATCGTGATCCTCACCGGCGGCGAGCCGCTCATGCGCCCGGACATCTGGGAGATCGTCGATTACCTGCACGAGAAGGGCGCCATGCCGGTCATCGGCACGAACGCCACCCTCATCACCGAGGACATCGCTTCGAAGATGGCCGAGCACAAGATCCCGCGCATCAGCGTGTCGATCGACTTTCCCACCGCCGAGGAGCACGATGCCTTCCGCGGCCAGCCCGGCGCCTTCGACTCCTCGATCGCGGGCATCAAGATGGCCAAGGCCCACGGCGTGGGCGTGCAGATCAACATGACGGTCACCACGCTCAACCACACCAAGGTCGAAGCCGTGCATGACCTCGCCGAGGCTCTCGGCATCGACGCGTTTCACATCTTCATGCTGGTGCCGACCGGTCGCGGCAGCGATCTGCTCGACAAGGAGCTTCCGCCCGAGGAGTACGAGAAGGTGCTCACCTGGGCGTACCACCGCCAAAAGACGAGCCCGCTTCACTTCAAGCCCACCGACTCGCCGCACTACTACCGCATCATCCGGCAGCTCGCCAAGGCCGAGGGTAAGAAGGTCACGCGCGAGGAGTACGGCCTGGACGCGATGACGCGCGGCTGCCTCGGCGGCATCACCTTCTGCTTCATCAGCCACGTGGGTGACATCCAGCCGTGCGGCTACTTCAACATGCAACTCGGCAACGTGAAGGACGAGCCATTCTCGAAGATCTGGACGGAGTCGAAGGTCTTCAACGAACTCCGTGACTACTCGCTCCTCAAGGGCAAGTGCGGCGCGTGCGAGTACAAGGCGGTCTGCGGCGGATGTCGTGCGCGTGCGCTCGAGATCACCGGCGACTATCTTGAGTCTGAGCCGTACTGCGTGTACGTGCCGGCCGGTTGGACGGGCGACGCCGAGCAGTCCTGA